A region of the Thioploca ingrica genome:
TCACTATCAGTGAATATTTTTGCCGAGCGATGGGCGGTCAGATTTTTGTTTCCAGTACCCTTGGTAAAGGCTCAACTTTTACGGTACAGCTACCTAGTCGAGTGGTTCCAACCAACCCATCAACCCATTAATTTTTAATGCTGCAGTTAAACCGTTCGCCTTTATTCCAGTCACCGGTTTTCAAGGTCGCGAGGAGAAAAATGAATATGCCGTACCGTCTGTTCAGTTATTTCTTGATCATTACGGGGTTCATCATTGAACTCACGGGTTGTCTCGGTGGTGGTGGTGGTAGTGGTGATTCTCAAAGCGTTTTCAATACCACGACTGAGGTCACCGATGAAAGGGTGGCTACGGTTACCCTGTTAGTCACTAACGACTTTCAAAGTGCGAATGGTCAATTGCCCATTTCATTGACTGTCATTGCTAGAGATAGAACGAATGCACCACTAGTCGGTGTAGACGTTAATTTAACGAGTAATTCTGATTTTGCGGTATTGGTTACTCCCAAGGGGGTTACGGGTGAAAATGGCCGTTTTACCACCGGTGTTGTTAGCAGTGTAGCGGAGACTTTTCAGGTTATGGCTATCGCTGGTGGTGTCCAAAGCCAACCGGTGGAAGTGAATTTTATTGCCCCAGTTGCTTTAATCGAATTAGTCGCTACCACACCAGTTTTAGCTATCAATGAAACCACCACCGTCACGGTAACGCTACATGAGAAATTAACTCAAGATCCTTTACCGAATGCACCCTTTAACGTCAGTTTATCTGGTTCTGCTCAACTCGGTAAGCTACCCCAAGAGACTGATATGAAAGGTCAAGTGAGTTTCACGGTGACCGATAGTGCCGCAGAAACCGTTACGGTTACCGTCACCAGTGGTTCGCTTAGCCAATCGCTACCCTTGTATTTTGGCGCTACTTTAAAGTTATTACCCGAGTTAAGCAATGCGATCGATGAGACTACTCTAACTGCATTGCTAAAAGATGCGGCTGATACACCCATTGTCGGACAACGGGTTAGTTTTAATTTTATTGGTGGCAACCAAGCGACTTTAACACCCACCATAGCTATTACCGGTGAAGATGGAACAGCGGCGGTAAAAATTATCGATTTACCGAAAGCCGGTGGTATTGTGGTTGTTAATGTGAATAGTGGTACCTTAACCGCAAAAGCGACGGTGCGATTTGGGGAACTTTTAGAAGATTCGCGGATAGCAACCGTTAAACTCGTTGTCATTGATGATTTTCAACCGGCTAATGGTAAGTTAGTGATTACTTTGTCCGTCGTGGCACGTGATGCTGACGGGATACCCTTATCCGGAATACCCGTTAGTTTACTCAGTGATTCTGATTCAGCTTTTTTTACCACTTTAAATGGTCTTACCGGAGCAGATGGTTATTTTACGACCACAGTGAGTAGTCTAACTGCTCAAACTTTTACGGTCACGCCAACCGCTGGGGGAATAAAAGGAGAACCAGTCAAGGTGACCTTTATCGCCCCAACTGAATCTATTGAATTAACTGCTGCGGAAATAGTTTTACCCGTAGGAAAAACCACTACCGTAACTGTGACTCTCTATCATTCTAAATATGATGTCATAAGAGATATCTGGGAAGTAAAACCATTACCTAATGCCACTTTTAAAGTCAATGCTTCCGGTAATGCGGTTTTAGGAGCAGTTCCAGCCGTGACCAATGATGATGGTCAAGCCAGTTTCACTGTCACTGATGATACCTCAGAAAATATCATTATTACAGTCATTAGTGGCTTAGAAACTCAAACATTATCACTTTATTTTGGTGCTAGTTTGGAGTTATTGCCCCAAGAACTGAATACCATTGATGAAGCTAAACTAAAAGCCATCTTAAAAGACGGAAAAAATACACCTCTTGAGGGCCAATTAATCACTTTTAGTTTTGTTAATAGTAACAACGAAACCTTATCGCCCCCCACTGTCGTCACTCAGGAAGATGGAACGGCAGAGGTCACTGTAACTGATTTAGCCCAAAATGGTGGATTAGCTGTAATTAAAGCGACGAGTGGCTTACTCAACGCCGAAGCGACTGTCCAGTTTAAATCGAATTTTGGAGGGAATCGCCGCTTAGTCGCAACCACCTCAGCAACCGTATTGAATGTAGGCCAATCTGCCACGATCACGGCTTATATTACCGATGATAAAAATATACCGATTATCGGACAAACGGTTAATTTTTCTGTGACAACCGCTAATGGAATAGCGACGGATGCCAAACTGTCCACTTCAACTGGGATAAGTGATGAAAATGGCGAAGTCAAAACGACGATTTCCAGTACCTCAGGAGAAAACGTGATAGTGACGGTCCAAGCAGACACGACTAAGCAAGAGATTCCTCTATACTTTGGGGCAAACCTCACTTTATTACCAACTCAAGCCGAAGGAATGGCTGATGGCAAGACACCCGTTACCTTAACCCTTATCCTCAAAGATGCCATGGGAGTAGGAATTCAAGATATACCCATCACTTTACGTATGCCCACCGGACAAGCTTCATTAACGAATTTCCATCCCCGCACGGATGAACTTGGACGTGCTCAAATTGAAGTCAGTAGTATTGTTCTCGAAGAAGTGACTATTGAAGCTCAAGTTGATACGTTAATCCCAATCGCAACCACTCACTTAACGTTTAAACCGAGTGAACCCAGTCAAATTGTATTGAGCAGTAGTACGGGGATGAGTCCGTTGTCACTCAATGGTAAAGCCACTATCACTGCAGACGTTAAAGATAGTCAAGGTAATCCGGTTAAAGACGGGACTCAGGTCAGTTTTTCCACGACTGGAAGTGGTGTGGTTACTGAGTTAGCCTTAACTCAAAATGGCAAAGCCCAAGCCAATTTTAGTGCCACTAATCAAGCTGGGTTAGTGACCATTACGGCAACTATTGGAACCGTAAAAGAAAGTATAACTTTGACGATTGCAGCCGGGAGTGCCGGTGTCATTGAAATTAGTAAAATTGAACCGAAAGTAATTGGTATTATTGGCAGTGGTGCTGTACAAATTGCCACGATTGAATTTTTAGTGAAAGATAATTTGGGTAATCCAGTGGTTGATGGTACCGAAGTTAACTTTACCTTAGGTAACACAACTTTAGGAGGTGGTGAAACGATCACAACCCAAGATAAAACAGGTGAAACGGCGATTGGAACAACTAATAATGGGTTAGTTAAAGTGGTGTTAAAAAGCGGTCGAGTCGCTGGCAACATCGATGTGATTGCTACTGTAAATAAAACCATCAGTACTGCCGCAAAAGTAACTATTGTCGGTGGTGATCCAGAGGCAAAACATCTATCTTTAGCTGCAGAATTCTTTAATGTAGCTGGCGGGGTCACTTTTGGATTACTTGATCAAATCACGGCTTATGTGGGTGACCGTTTTGGTAATATTGTGCCCGATGGTACAGCAGTGACTTTTATGAGTGAGGGTGGCACGATTGGTAGCAGTATTGGTGGTGGCGCTTTTACTACAACCACCCAATTAGGACAAGCGACCGCTCAGTTACAAACAGCAGGACCAACTGTTCCTCTGTTAGGTGGGGTACCCACTTCTCGCCATGATGGCTATCAATGTAGTGGTGATTATAGCCAAACTAGTTCTTCTCCGGATGTACCACTTTGTGGTAATCCTGGACTAGTTACTATCGTCGCTTTTACCACCGGCACTGAAAGTTTTACCGATGTCAATGGCAATGGTCAGTACGATGTCAGTGAACCCTATGAAGATTTAAGTGAACCTTATATTGATGGCAATGATAATAATCAATTTGATGTGGGTGAGTTATATATTGATGTCAATGGCGATCATCAATTTAATGAAGGGAATAATCAATTCGACGGACCGGGGGGTCAATCGCCTAATACGACCATCTGGCAAAGCATCAAGATTTTGTTTTCGGCTAACACGGCACCTTTTCAAGTAAAACCGACTGATTTTCATATTCCTAATGGAAGTAGCCAAAGCTTTTCAATTAAAAATATCGGTGATATTTATGGTAATCCTTTAGTTGCGGGTACTCGGTTAAAAGTCACTACTAATAATGGTATTTTGGGTGGTGAAACGGATTTTGTCTT
Encoded here:
- a CDS encoding invasin: MPYRLFSYFLIITGFIIELTGCLGGGGGSGDSQSVFNTTTEVTDERVATVTLLVTNDFQSANGQLPISLTVIARDRTNAPLVGVDVNLTSNSDFAVLVTPKGVTGENGRFTTGVVSSVAETFQVMAIAGGVQSQPVEVNFIAPVALIELVATTPVLAINETTTVTVTLHEKLTQDPLPNAPFNVSLSGSAQLGKLPQETDMKGQVSFTVTDSAAETVTVTVTSGSLSQSLPLYFGATLKLLPELSNAIDETTLTALLKDAADTPIVGQRVSFNFIGGNQATLTPTIAITGEDGTAAVKIIDLPKAGGIVVVNVNSGTLTAKATVRFGELLEDSRIATVKLVVIDDFQPANGKLVITLSVVARDADGIPLSGIPVSLLSDSDSAFFTTLNGLTGADGYFTTTVSSLTAQTFTVTPTAGGIKGEPVKVTFIAPTESIELTAAEIVLPVGKTTTVTVTLYHSKYDVIRDIWEVKPLPNATFKVNASGNAVLGAVPAVTNDDGQASFTVTDDTSENIIITVISGLETQTLSLYFGASLELLPQELNTIDEAKLKAILKDGKNTPLEGQLITFSFVNSNNETLSPPTVVTQEDGTAEVTVTDLAQNGGLAVIKATSGLLNAEATVQFKSNFGGNRRLVATTSATVLNVGQSATITAYITDDKNIPIIGQTVNFSVTTANGIATDAKLSTSTGISDENGEVKTTISSTSGENVIVTVQADTTKQEIPLYFGANLTLLPTQAEGMADGKTPVTLTLILKDAMGVGIQDIPITLRMPTGQASLTNFHPRTDELGRAQIEVSSIVLEEVTIEAQVDTLIPIATTHLTFKPSEPSQIVLSSSTGMSPLSLNGKATITADVKDSQGNPVKDGTQVSFSTTGSGVVTELALTQNGKAQANFSATNQAGLVTITATIGTVKESITLTIAAGSAGVIEISKIEPKVIGIIGSGAVQIATIEFLVKDNLGNPVVDGTEVNFTLGNTTLGGGETITTQDKTGETAIGTTNNGLVKVVLKSGRVAGNIDVIATVNKTISTAAKVTIVGGDPEAKHLSLAAEFFNVAGGVTFGLLDQITAYVGDRFGNIVPDGTAVTFMSEGGTIGSSIGGGAFTTTTQLGQATAQLQTAGPTVPLLGGVPTSRHDGYQCSGDYSQTSSSPDVPLCGNPGLVTIVAFTTGTESFTDVNGNGQYDVSEPYEDLSEPYIDGNDNNQFDVGELYIDVNGDHQFNEGNNQFDGPGGQSPNTTIWQSIKILFSANTAPFQVKPTDFHIPNGSSQSFSIKNIGDIYGNPLVAGTRLKVTTNNGILGGETDFVFEDKTERKIESIQFTLASQPAQQTTSADGKTILTYPPTSSATITINIESPFTDKAPGGNGSKSLIIEGKINVKE